AGCCGAGCTACATGTTCTTGTGCATTAGCAGCACTTATGTATTATTCGCATTAGTCATGCAGTGTCTGCGCTATGCGtctatgtatatatgtatatatctgGCTGAAAAGAAGCTGGTCATGGGCTCGCTTTCCGGTTGTTTTTCAAGTTGTCACAAGAGAGTTTTTAAAGCCCGCTTCAAACTGTGTTTAAAATGAGCTTATGgcctaaaatttaaatcaaacaaaatatatattatcatataatattgaaaaacccggttttgatgaaaaaagtttaagttaagttgtatgtttttgtttcgctttATATGCTTACAAAACAGTATCTTCGAAAAAtgataacaaaaaaacttttccgatttttaacgaaattttaagcgaaaaaataataataattatttattgagcaattaaaaattatttaaatgttaattattaaACTGTGATTTTTATTACTTATGTGATTACGGTCCCTGATAACAACACATTTTAGTTTGTTGATGATaaccatttaataaatttattgtttgagAGATCAGCTTTCGCAAAAGCCGAGGAATACGCAGAATTGATTAGCCAGAGTATATACGTAAATAATAATGCAATAATTCATAGATTGCTTATCACTGGAATGCTGGAATTCTCAAAACGGCGAAATCAGTAATCTAAGAATAGACGGTAGATCTGCAAATGTTCCGACTAATACCTACGAATCAGATGAATATAAAAACAGTCCAACAGAGACGAAATAAATCAGTTGCAACCTTAACACGATCGGGAAAACATTAACTCCTTAAAATGTTTGGTCTGGCAAAAGCTTTGTTTTGTGGTTTAATGATGGCTATGGTCTACGGATCATTTGCAATAACAACTGACGGTCCGATTTCCGGAGATCATTTGCCAGAGCTGGAAACTCAGTTAGATGGTTGCTGTTTTTCGGCGCTTCAAAGAATGCTGGATCATGTGGCAGCCCATCAGAAGGAGTGGGATGCCTGCGAAAGGAGCAAACTTAACGACGTTCAGGCGAATCAGGTTCGAATAGGAAGCGAGTTGAGCGACATACTGGCCAAGCTATCCAGCAGTGGAAATTGGCCGGAGTCCAAATCGAACGTCCTAAACATTCCACCGAACTTCGAGAAGATCGATTCTAAATACTACTACATTGAGAAAAGCACCAGGCAGAATTGGTATGGGGCCTCAAACTTCTGCCGCCAGATGGGCGCACACCTGGCGAGCATCCAGAATTCTAGGGAACAGTCCAAAATCGAGGAGCACCTTGCCGATCGCGAAGTCTACTGGCTGGATACCACTGATCTGGCAACGGAGGGCGAGTTCGTCCACTCGAGCTCCGGCAAGAAGGCTGGCTTTCTAAACTGGGGTTACGGCGAACCCGATAACCACCAAAATATGCAGCATTGTATTTTTCTGTACAACGGCTATTACTACGATAGCCACTGCAACACTAAATCTCTTTTTATTTGCCAGGCTGGTCttgaaaaataacattttctaaaaacattaatcttttttatgaaataaacatattttttaaaatcaaaatataatgttaatttattcagttaaatatatttatgtatttattagaGCGGCATGGTACTTAGTAAGTATGCAAAAAAATCtctagaaatttttaaaaaaattatttatttaaaatgtaatattaaatcacttttaaccagtgttttattttaaaactgaacaCTGAACTACAATAgttaagtaaaatattattattttataaaatcaacttaatatttattgatgtattaatttataaattataaatcgttaaaattacttaaaaaaaagctttcttGCAGGCTTAGCTGTTACAAATATCCAAAATAGATCAAGATTtatcatttacatttttcgtattagtaatttatttattttaaaaattaattttagtcaTCTGATTGAcaaatgaaattgtttttggagGCACATAAGTTAACTTTCATTTTTCCGTTGATCACTGAGACACAGCGCTGAGTATTTTCCATAGTACTAGGTTCGCCGTCCTGCCAATCCAAGAAAGGAGCTACCTTGCCGGAAGACGAAGATATGTACTCCTCCTGGTTGGACAAATCGTTGATATCTATCCAAAATTCAACGCCCGCATTGAGCCTGGTCGAGATTAGGGTAAGCTCTTCTACACTTCGGATACTTGCAAGATAGCCGCCTTTTTGGCGACAAAAGTTTGCAGCCGAAaaccaattttgtttttgccttttctCGATATAGAAGAATCGCAAGCCGATCTTTTCGTAGGTAGGTGAAAATTTGTCGACATTTTTGCGTAGGTCTTCTAGCTGACCCTCAATCCTTACTTGTGCTGCATTCGTAGAGCGCTTTTCGCAGTCATTTAATCGATTCTGCTGTGCAGTCAATAGATCCAGCATCGGTTTCAAAGTCCTTACGCAGGAATCATCACATTCGGTTTGTTTGCCTGACAAAGTGATGAAATTTGCGACGGATTCATCGGAACTAGCAGctaaaatagcaaaaaacaaaacaattgcaaacttgagcatttttgtttaatggtCGGGCTTAAGCGATCGTGTTAAAGCAGCAACTGACTTATTCCTCCCTTGGCATACTGTTTTCATATGTTCATCTGTTGTTTGGTGGTTTTACTTAGTGCTTTTCTGAGAGGACTGATAACAAAGTTCTTCGAAAGCACGAATTATATTTCATCTATCTACAACGCTCGACGTTTATAATTCGGTGACGCTTCAAAAGTTAATGTTTATAGGTCATCAATGACTCACCGTCATCCTTATCAGGCTAGGTTAGTCGGTATGGTATAttacttattaatttattcttcAAAGCTATCACGACAAAATGATTATTTCTGAAGAAAAATTtaggattaaaaaaaatattacaaataaatagatttgctatttttaactttttgaagCTCTTTAAATCTTTTAGGTAAGATAACTTTTTAAAGAGGACGTTATTGTGCAACAGACATACTCCGAAAATGACAAACAGtcgaaaaagtttttaatgaaaagcCAAAAACTTGCTGCAAGGGCAAAATCAGAGAATCGAGTTGGGATAGTTGGTGCTTGCCAGTCATGTGGCCAAGTGTTGACACCAATTTTCGCAACTTTCAATCAGCTTTTCGGATAGGGTTGTTGTGGGAAAAACTTACTCCAACAATCCGGCTCAAGTCGAACTTAATTAAAGCGCTTTAAGTACTGCAGTTGGCATAGATAGGCCGACATTTACGGTCGGATTGTTTCACAAATTGGAGAGTTCTAgaccaaaaaccaaacacgACAAACAAGCAAACTTTGTGCCTTGTTTGAATTTGTGGCGCAGGATGTGGCTCAAAACGGTGGTGATTTAGGCGTGAAATTTATCTTACCCTTTAAAAGCTTTTGCGAATAATAATGGGCGAAAAAATGGGAGAGTAAAAACTCTTGAACCGAAATGATGTGCGCTTATAATTGCCGCACAGTCTGGCCGCAGATTTAATTGTTGGACCTGAGGGAAAATCCAGAGATAAAAAGGAGGCTCCAAGACATTGGCAAGTGCAACAATTGAAAATGTAGCTGCTGGGTTTTGGGTGGTACCAAAAGTTTCTTAGTCATGGGCAAAAAGTTTCAGAAGCTGCCGAGGAAAAGTGCAGTTTGTAGTGGAGTCCACCGCCTCCTGTTCACATATTCTCCGTTTTTCCCCACACATATGCTGGAAAAACCTGTGGTTGCCTTAAACTTTGTTAAACGCCTCAACCGTGTATGCTTAACCCCCAAACAAAACCCCGGTTAAAAAGTGTAGACTACTACTAACTATGCTTTACTTTGTCCACGGGGGTGTTGTACAACTTGATGCTGCATAAATCTCTATATAAATCTATACCTATATACATATTCATGTAAGAAACTTTGTTCATGGGGGTGGAGAAAGGAATTTCAGGGCTCcatggcgtatgcgtgatttCGAActgctttaatttattttgtgtttcgGCATCAGGAGGTGAAACTTTAAAAGGGCTAAGCCTTAAATCTATTGCCCTTATATACGTTCAAATAATAGATGTGGTAAGTAAGCAAcacaatataatttaaatttatttcctctgaCAAGAGCTAAATAACTAGGagtaattgaattaaattaggcgttaaatctttaaattacaCATATTGCTtgcaaaagtaaattttagATAAGCTAACCGTAAATTATTGCGATTACAAAAAAAGGATTGTGTAAATGaataactaattaaattatacCAATTAATCCAGACCAGAGTGattaaaacaatttggaaACAATTAAAGGCGTGAAAGTGTAACAAAGACTATTATTATGGTAAttcattcaatttttaatgttgttaCTTTCCTATtacattcaatttaaaattaattcaaccTCCGCTTTTAATTCACATTGAATATACAATTACCTTTCATCAACTGACATTCAAAGGTGGTTTGGTTGGCGTTGCATCTTTAATCTTAAATAAGTTCTCTGAGATCTGAATGGTGCTTCATTTCTAAGCACTTGACTGCATTTCCTTTTGGTTTTTACCTTCTGAACTTTTGGCAAAAAGATGCCATGATAATGCATTTGACAGTTGCAGTAGTTTTCtcctttttcccatttttttttagtcacTACCTTTTGTTGGATTTTCAATTCGGCAGCATTCCTCACAAAGGTGGGAATTTTAGCTCTCGATGGGGTTTGTATCTattcaaagaaaaacattttattaggTTAATGTTTATACCAGtgaaataaaccaaaaaaataacttgacagacttttaaataaatttgttataataagacttataattttttaacacattcatattcattttattttatatttttaaaatgcagtatatgaaaaaatttaataaaatccaaaaaaattactgggTACTCATAGGTTCGCTTTCgaatttcaaacttttttctCTCTTGTTTTTTGGGTGATTTTTTTTCCCCAGTTAGCCAAAGTCTTTTAGCTGTTGGCAGTTTGACACGGCGACAACTACAGGGGTGAGAATGGGAGGGCAATAGGGGCAGGAAAAAGACAGAGAAATCGCAGAGGGAATGCATATGTAACCTTAACTACAGGATTCATTCCTTGGCTCGTTTGCTGCTGCTTTCGTTGTGCAATTTACCAGAATGTAAcgttttatattcaatttaaagatGAACCCATACTATGTGCtgttataaatacaaatggtTTAAGTACTTTGTTCTTGGAATTTCATTAGCCAGCTTAAGCTGTTTTGCTAAATCTACAATTCCATTTGAAATACATTCAATGCTAAATTTCTGGTTGTGATTGGAAAGGCaaatttttgtagttttaagAGTTTAACATTAAATCAATTTGACAGTAGTAAAAGAGGTTTATATCAACAAAAAAGTGAActtaatataaacataatcTGCAAAGCAGAAATCTAAAACAAGTATTTAAGCAATATTAatcgtttttttaatttaattttttaattttaaatttaaatttgcttcTTAAACCTCACCCacgaaaatcaaattttcagtTTGCTAGCTGTAAATGAAATCCCTTTAATATTCTATGAAGCGATTGTCGCACAAGGGTCACGTGTTTTTGCTTAAACGACAATTTGCATACGAAACTAGAAAAGGTGAAAGGGTGTGGGAAAGCGAGAAAACTATGGTGAAAGGGGTGGAAACCAGTGGTCAGGGAAGGAAAAGGGGAGCGACGATTTTCTCCATGCAATCTTTAGTGTCGAATGGTGCCAAGTTGGAAATGCACTTTTTATGTTCGTATGGCGTGCAGCGTAACAAATTTAACCGTAGACAGATTGCACATGTGTACCGTTTTGTAATGTTATACAagtaacacacacacagactcACACTTTTGGGTGCATCGCACAcagatatttaaaacatagATACTCCACACACggatatttttataccaaggGAAGACGAAGTCTGGAAAAAGTTTTCATGTAAGTCGGTGGATAAAGGGAAAGTGGATAGGGAAAGGTTCCACAAATGtgaaacaaattgtttaatgttCTATCTCCTTCTCTGTCACAGATGTCGCTGTCTTGTTCTATCTCTCTTTCTAcacatgaaaaaaaattagagaGGTTAGCTTgcaattagaaaaaaaaatgtttaaaattataaacaatatattatttattatatgaaatatatccaaagtaaagcaaaaaactattaaaaggaggaaaacattttatttttctatatatgTTAAGGCttacatataaattttttatatttttttcccagTGGATGTGCGTGCTTGACTCTGGTTGATTTTGCCAATGCGACAATTCCTCGACGTCGACATTTGCTGAGAGTTTAGTAATCGCACGTTTATTCCTCCATATTTCCCTCATCGTCTCAGACTCTCACTGATGCTTTGTCTCTTTCAGTTTGTCCCTTTCAGCCATCAAATCATGGCTTAATCGCTCTGACTTGTTGTGGCTAATTGCAATTTGAAATGCTCCATGAGATGAGACGAGCTGACTTTGATTTGCCCTAAGTCGGCACTTCTCACAGTTTTTGGGGCTGTGTGGATTTAAAATCGTAGAGTGGCCTAAAACGTTGTTTTCTAAGAAGTTGTGGTCAGCTTTTTGGAAAGTTAAACATATAATGTTTCCTAGTTGGGTAGGTTTAACGGTTGTTTTTATAATCGAtgctttattaaatatttattttttattttattcttaaagctttaaagtacatttttggatcaaaaccaaaaaactaaTGGTGTTTTTTTGTGACTATAGTGCTATTTCTGTAAGTTTTAAGAATGACTGTAAAGTTAATTCAACTAACTCTCCATTTTAACCCCAACGTCCACATGCCAACAGGTATTCTTCAATTTGCAATGGTAATCTGGTGTGCTGCTATGACAAATGATTTTCCTGGGCCAGtgttgaaaacattttacataATGCATAAATCAGTGGGCCAAAAAAAGCTAAACCAATTTGCACAGGTAAACAAAGGCGAACAcgagaaataaataaattgtgggGGCatgtaaaatgaaaacattttcacaAATGCATAATGACAAATAATTTGTGTGGCAAACTCATCTCGCACCTTTCACCAAGCTAAATAAAAGTGaggaaaaatacaaaaaaaacttttccgaCAAGTAATTCTCATGATTTCAACTTTGAACTGAGTCGCTGCTGTCACTTGTTCAAGTCGCGTCTTTGCTAATTTTTCGTGCCCaccttcaaataaaaaaaagagaaggaaaacttcaaacttGTTAGATAGGAAATTTTCCAACGATCCTTGCCATTTACTCTCGGCTTTTTCCCGGTTTTTTTCTGACAGGCTTCAAGTTGAATTCGCTGGGGGGGGAACccaaaatttatgcaaatatgtTACAGTTGCGGGCACATCCCCAAGCTTTTCCTCTAGTTTTCCACACCCACACAACCACCCCAGCCCCGTTGGCCTGTCTGTTTTCTCtttggaaaacttttttcttGCGATGGCCTAAAATGTCGTCTTGGCGCCAAAGTTTTTCGTTGGTCCCCCCTCTTCACTTTTTCCTCGGAGAGTTTCAGTTTCTTTTCGCCAGCAATGATTACAGGCCAACTCGAAAGTTGCAAATTAAAGGCAGAGAATGAAAAGTTGACCACTTCTACTTGAAGTCCTTGATCAAGCTAATCCCTTAACTTTTGTTACCAGAACGTGTGTTTACCCTAATTCAATTTTCCTGTATGCTGTAAGCCAGTAATTACCCTAACAGTAGCAGCAAACAAGCGCAAACAAAAGGCCCTCAATTACAATTGCAATTCCCTGGCGAATGTTTAACCATAAACACGACACCTGTccgcaaataaatttttgggCGTTGATTTTGGGGCTGTGTGTTTGCCGGTGTGGTTAAGTAGCACATCAAATATTCAAAAGGTGGACGTTTGGATGTGCTCTGAACAAAGGCGGCTCAACAGTTGCCACCCCTGGGATAATAAAAGGAAATTCGAACGGAACAATGGTGGAATGACCTACAATGGTGCAACGAAAAAAAAGTTGtgcaattacaaaaatgtttaaagggCTAGAGGCTATTAAGGTCGGTACTTTTGCATTGgcctttatatttttaatcaacagGCAACTAATTctatgttaataaaaatatttcagataaTCGTAAATAAGTACCAAATAATGTAATTAAtcgaaatatttatatcatcGTACATTTAAACActgtttaaaaaatgaataagcaCCTCAGCAACAAGAAGAACTTCAGCTggttattgaaaataaataaagatgacaaattagttaaataaaagctttcctgagaaaaataaatcataaatttgaTCTGAAAAAATACCTGAAAACaagtaaaattatatttaaatttaaagaatattttgttcagcaaaaagtattaattcatgttaaaacagaaaagcaaCATTGTTCGAAATACATGCAACAAAGAAACTGCTGCAGAATATGCAACACGATAGGGGACACCAGGACACACACCCAACAGCAATGTGGCTTAAATTTGCTAGGATAAAAGAATCAAGCAATGCCAACAACAATATCAGCAATTTAGACGTACataagcagcaacaacagcagtaaCAGCAGTAACAACAGCAATATCAACAGCAACATcccagcagcaaaaacaattgaaattgcgaaaacaaaaccaattaCCGCAAAATAATAGAGCGGCTTGTTATATATCTGATCCGTAACCACCCACTTTTGGCCACTAAACCATCTGAATTTCCACCAACTCCACCAGCAACGAACAATGCCAAATTTGCCAGCTATTATGTCGAAATTAAAGCTCACCCACTGACATATTCGTCCCTAAAagaggtgtgtgtgtgtgtgtgtgtgtgtgtgtatgtgtgctcTAGTGTGTCCCTGTATGTGTTTGCgtgcttttgttattttaatcaTGACCAACAAGGCCAGCAGGCCAAAAGTGGGCGTGTCTATGGCAATAAACtgtcaattttcaattatgtCCCGTGATGTGTGGAAGCCACCTTCATGCTTTGAACCTCCTTTTTGCTTTTCTGACAGGTTCTCTGACACGGCCAACACTTTGGCCCATTCACACACAAGCCCACACCCACAATGGCCACAAATACCGAGACACTGAGTTGGACAAGTCTGACATTTTGGGGGATATATGTTACACTCGGTCGCATTGAATCGTGCGGTGAGCAATGTTCAATGTCCCACCAGCTTAGCATTGTCCATTTTCCATTATCCAACGAGTGCATTGAATACACAAGAAAATTCAAGGCGCTATATAcagtttaatattaaaacacagGAGGTTAAATAGGATCAAAATGATTtggaaataatatataataaatactcCTCACCAAAGTAAAGCATGTTGCCTTGTTTATTATCTAGTTCGCAAGTGtgtaacttaatttttattactattGATCTAAAATCAATAGATAACTGGAAAAAGGACAACATTTTATCACTGGTTCTATTATGGAAAAGAATTTGAGGCTTACGGCCTTTAAAtcttcaataataataataataaaataataataataataat
This genomic stretch from Drosophila gunungcola strain Sukarami unplaced genomic scaffold, Dgunungcola_SK_2 000001F, whole genome shotgun sequence harbors:
- the LOC128262941 gene encoding accessory gland protein Acp29AB-like, yielding MFGLAKALFCGLMMAMVYGSFAITTDGPISGDHLPELETQLDGCCFSALQRMLDHVAAHQKEWDACERSKLNDVQANQVRIGSELSDILAKLSSSGNWPESKSNVLNIPPNFEKIDSKYYYIEKSTRQNWYGASNFCRQMGAHLASIQNSREQSKIEEHLADREVYWLDTTDLATEGEFVHSSSGKKAGFLNWGYGEPDNHQNMQHCIFLYNGYYYDSHCNTKSLFICQAGLEK
- the LOC128262942 gene encoding C-type lectin 37Db-like, with the translated sequence MLKFAIVLFFAILAASSDESVANFITLSGKQTECDDSCVRTLKPMLDLLTAQQNRLNDCEKRSTNAAQVRIEGQLEDLRKNVDKFSPTYEKIGLRFFYIEKRQKQNWFSAANFCRQKGGYLASIRSVEELTLISTRLNAGVEFWIDINDLSNQEEYISSSSGKVAPFLDWQDGEPSTMENTQRCVSVINGKMKVNLCASKNNFICQSDD